A window of the Paenibacillus woosongensis genome harbors these coding sequences:
- a CDS encoding ABC transporter substrate-binding protein, whose product MKKWKNPKTIVALLLASMLLLSGCGSSGGGNKNAGNANTGNTNQNAEAGADTSPITFTFFGADASPNWNNMQDEVGKAITEKTGVTLDAEFDVGAGGGESKIALMAASGDVPDLIFAKGELSKLVDAGLIIDLTDLIDKHAPNIKKIFGENMNRLKYSNEDPSIYSIVSNMGVDNQYFDATGGFEIQHRVLKELGYPKVRTLQDYENVLKEYYAKHPTTDGQPTIPLTLSADDWRIMITVTNPAFLATGAPDDGEYYVDPETYEAKLHYKRPEEREYFRWLNHMYNEGLLDKDTFVQKEDQYKAKIASGRVLGLIDQEWGYMDAENALKTSGKNEYTYSHFPVTLSEEYVDHSFQPAGVDGYGIAITTACKDPVRAIQFLDWLASDEGQILRNWGIEGKHYTVDADGKRVIPAEITDRRMNDTANFTKDTGLGNPGGLYAAMSARYGDGVKDSTGNYYTINFPEQIVELYSDAEKESLAAYGATTWKDLFPQESDFKAKEWGALYNMPVPTDGDYQIIFKKTQDIIRKKIPEAVLAKRENFDKIYDDFLAELDKAGAEKMEAEYTELVKARVALFTGKEIK is encoded by the coding sequence ATGAAGAAGTGGAAAAATCCAAAGACGATTGTCGCACTTCTACTGGCAAGTATGCTGCTGCTCAGCGGCTGTGGAAGCTCCGGCGGCGGCAACAAAAATGCGGGGAATGCTAATACGGGCAACACGAACCAAAATGCAGAGGCGGGAGCGGATACGAGCCCGATCACCTTTACGTTCTTCGGGGCGGACGCTAGCCCGAATTGGAACAACATGCAGGACGAAGTCGGGAAAGCCATTACCGAGAAAACCGGGGTTACCCTGGATGCAGAATTTGACGTAGGCGCCGGCGGCGGCGAGAGCAAAATTGCCTTGATGGCAGCGAGCGGCGATGTCCCTGATCTGATTTTCGCGAAAGGCGAGCTCTCCAAGCTGGTGGATGCAGGACTTATTATTGATTTAACCGATTTGATCGACAAGCATGCGCCGAACATCAAGAAAATTTTTGGCGAGAACATGAACCGCTTGAAATACAGCAATGAAGATCCGTCTATTTATTCCATCGTGTCCAACATGGGTGTAGACAACCAATACTTTGACGCGACCGGCGGTTTCGAAATCCAGCACCGCGTGTTGAAGGAACTAGGTTATCCGAAGGTTCGCACCCTCCAGGATTATGAAAACGTATTAAAAGAATACTACGCCAAACATCCGACTACGGACGGACAGCCGACAATTCCCCTGACTTTGAGCGCGGATGACTGGAGAATCATGATCACGGTCACCAACCCGGCATTTCTGGCTACAGGCGCTCCGGATGACGGCGAATACTATGTCGATCCGGAAACCTATGAAGCGAAGCTGCATTACAAACGTCCGGAAGAGAGAGAATACTTCCGCTGGTTGAACCATATGTACAATGAAGGCCTCCTCGACAAAGATACTTTTGTTCAGAAGGAAGACCAGTACAAGGCGAAAATCGCCAGCGGCCGCGTGCTTGGTCTAATTGACCAGGAATGGGGTTACATGGATGCGGAGAATGCGCTGAAAACTTCGGGTAAAAACGAATATACTTACTCTCACTTCCCGGTTACATTAAGCGAAGAGTATGTTGACCATTCCTTCCAGCCTGCAGGCGTAGATGGTTATGGCATCGCGATCACAACGGCTTGTAAAGATCCGGTTCGTGCGATTCAATTCCTCGACTGGCTTGCTTCCGATGAAGGTCAAATCCTCAGAAACTGGGGGATTGAAGGCAAGCATTACACGGTGGATGCAGACGGCAAACGCGTAATTCCTGCTGAAATTACGGACAGAAGAATGAATGATACCGCGAATTTCACGAAGGATACAGGTCTTGGCAATCCAGGCGGTTTATACGCTGCAATGAGCGCCCGCTATGGCGATGGAGTCAAAGATTCTACAGGTAATTACTATACGATCAATTTCCCTGAACAAATCGTGGAGTTGTATTCCGATGCTGAAAAAGAATCGTTAGCAGCTTACGGCGCAACGACCTGGAAAGACCTGTTCCCGCAAGAAAGCGACTTTAAAGCGAAGGAATGGGGCGCACTGTACAACATGCCCGTTCCTACGGACGGCGACTACCAAATCATCTTCAAGAAAACACAGGATATCATCCGCAAAAAGATTCCGGAAGCGGTTCTGGCCAAACGCGAAAACTTCGACAAAATCTATGATGATTTCCTCGCTGAGCTGGATAAAGCAGGCGCAGAAAAAATGGAAGCCGAGTATACGGAGCTTGTTAAAGCAAGAGTGGCTCTGTTTACAGGGAAGGAAATCAAATAA
- a CDS encoding carbohydrate ABC transporter permease yields MASSKAFNATKADKIFDIINFIIMALIMVVTLYPFLNVLAISLNDSTDTVRGGIYIWPREFTWENYKTIFSYTGLIVGFKNTIYRTIIGTVLGLISSSMLAYTLSRQDFASRKFVSTFLALTMYFSGGLVPTYMLMRHLDLIGTFWIYILPGIVSAFNVFVIRSFIDGLPYALQESATLDGANDFKIYYKIILPLCKPVLATIALFLAVGQWNSWFDNYLYNGNKPHLTTLQYELMKVLASTNQGSGMANANDLANQMAQVSPESIKMAITIVVTLPILFVYPFLQRYFVSGMTLGAVKA; encoded by the coding sequence ATGGCGTCATCCAAAGCGTTTAACGCAACTAAGGCGGATAAGATTTTTGATATTATCAACTTTATTATCATGGCACTGATCATGGTTGTCACATTATATCCTTTCCTGAACGTGCTTGCGATTTCACTCAACGATTCGACGGATACGGTTCGCGGCGGCATCTATATCTGGCCTCGAGAATTTACTTGGGAAAACTATAAAACCATCTTTAGCTATACCGGCCTGATTGTAGGCTTTAAAAATACGATTTACCGGACGATTATCGGAACCGTGCTTGGACTCATCAGTTCATCCATGCTGGCATACACATTAAGCCGCCAAGATTTCGCATCACGCAAATTCGTATCGACCTTTCTGGCGCTTACCATGTATTTCTCCGGCGGCCTCGTTCCGACGTACATGCTGATGCGTCATCTTGATCTGATTGGGACGTTCTGGATTTATATTTTGCCCGGGATCGTTAGCGCATTTAACGTATTCGTCATCCGTTCCTTTATTGACGGATTGCCATATGCTCTGCAGGAATCGGCGACGCTGGACGGCGCAAATGATTTCAAGATTTACTACAAGATTATTTTGCCGCTTTGTAAACCGGTTCTAGCGACCATCGCCTTGTTTCTGGCCGTAGGACAGTGGAATTCCTGGTTTGATAACTATCTGTATAACGGAAACAAGCCTCATTTGACGACACTGCAGTATGAATTGATGAAGGTGCTGGCAAGCACGAACCAGGGTTCCGGAATGGCCAATGCGAATGACCTGGCCAACCAGATGGCCCAGGTATCGCCGGAATCGATCAAGATGGCGATTACGATTGTCGTAACGCTCCCAATATTGTTCGTATATCCGTTCCTGCAGCGCTATTTCGTATCAGGAATGACGCTTGGAGCTGTTAAGGCTTAA
- a CDS encoding ABC transporter permease, protein MKTLSAQADTRNVSVTPNPQKKRKKGFWRTVVRQRYLYLMSVPFVIWLFVFNYLPIWGWTMAFQNYKPAKSFFDQKWVGMKNFVDLFQDERFYLVLRNTLAMSVMGLIAGFVIPIAFAIFLNELRGKFFKRTVQTVSYLPHFVSWVVVAGIITKMLSRDGGVVNEILLALHIIDEPIQFMAKGQWFWGIVTVSDVWKETGWNAIIYLAAIAGIDGELYEAARVDGAGRFRQMWNITLPGIRTTISVLLIMSIGHLIGIGFEKQFQLSNSLVTDYSEVLDLYALKYGINIGRFSYGTAISMFTSVVSIILLLAANGIMKKTTKESIM, encoded by the coding sequence ATGAAGACGCTCTCAGCGCAAGCCGATACTAGAAATGTAAGCGTAACCCCTAATCCGCAGAAGAAGCGGAAGAAAGGATTTTGGCGAACTGTAGTACGGCAAAGATACCTTTATTTGATGTCCGTGCCATTCGTAATTTGGTTGTTTGTTTTTAACTATTTGCCGATCTGGGGCTGGACGATGGCTTTCCAGAACTATAAGCCAGCTAAATCGTTTTTCGACCAGAAATGGGTCGGTATGAAAAATTTCGTGGATCTGTTTCAGGATGAGAGGTTCTACCTTGTACTCAGAAATACGCTGGCGATGAGTGTCATGGGATTGATTGCGGGATTTGTGATCCCGATCGCCTTTGCGATATTTCTGAACGAGCTGAGGGGTAAATTTTTCAAAAGAACGGTTCAAACGGTATCCTACCTGCCTCACTTTGTTTCTTGGGTCGTCGTGGCGGGGATTATTACCAAGATGCTCTCCAGGGACGGCGGGGTTGTCAACGAGATTTTGCTTGCACTTCATATTATAGATGAGCCCATCCAGTTTATGGCCAAAGGCCAATGGTTCTGGGGAATTGTAACCGTTTCCGACGTATGGAAGGAGACCGGCTGGAATGCCATTATTTATTTGGCCGCCATCGCGGGGATCGACGGGGAACTTTATGAGGCGGCCAGGGTAGATGGAGCCGGACGGTTCCGGCAAATGTGGAACATTACTTTGCCAGGAATCCGGACGACGATTTCCGTGCTCTTGATCATGTCGATTGGCCATTTGATCGGAATCGGCTTCGAGAAGCAGTTCCAGCTCAGCAACTCGCTTGTCACGGACTATTCGGAAGTACTTGACCTGTATGCGCTCAAGTACGGTATTAACATCGGACGCTTCTCCTACGGTACCGCTATCAGTATGTTCACCTCTGTCGTAAGTATCATTTTGCTGCTTGCAGCGAACGGCATCATGAAGAAAACAACAAAAGAAAGCATCATGTAA